The following proteins are co-located in the Brienomyrus brachyistius isolate T26 unplaced genomic scaffold, BBRACH_0.4 scaffold35, whole genome shotgun sequence genome:
- the LOC125721760 gene encoding V-set and immunoglobulin domain-containing protein 1-like — protein sequence MGKRAVARTRDRNWSVDSTKETWEHIVRRNHSKMWPSVLSLVMLSSFCGCVHSITVSVPDKFVNATSGATVLLRCTFVTSEPTTGLNIQWSFISKTTMTSKPIYYYQGGEEIVYPDYKGRVIVPPSPVTTNASISIEGVTPSDSGAYFCDIHNLPDVQGTTQGTINLNVLVKPSKPFCGLHGTVESGHLVTLTCHSEHGSPAPTYNWTKLEQGHGVSTRAVTNLQTGVLQFGNLSQFEFGQYQCNASNSVGFAICAITLDEERSDGTIAGAVVGSVLVACLIVFIVWCVIHSLRKKKHKASIEMESKAQNASPANCYTAVPSAENNSQASTKEISSQMQEEEPVA from the exons ATGGGAAAAAGGGCTGTGGCAAGAACCAGAGACCGAAACTGGTCAGTAGATAGTACAAAAGAAACCTGGGAACACATTGTCCGGAGAAATCATTCGAAAATGTGGCCGTCGGTGCTGAGCCTAGTTATGCTGTCCAGCTTTTGCG GCTGTGTTCATTCAATTACCGTCTCTGTTCCCGATAAGTTTGTGAATGCGACCTCTGGTGCTACTGTGTTGTTGCGCTGTACTTTTGTGACATCCGAGCCAACCACCGGCCTGAACATTCAGTGGTCTTTCATCTCCAAAACCACCATGACATCAAAACCG ATTTACTATTACCAGGGAGGAGAAGAAATCGTGTACCCGGATTACAAGGGTCGCGTGATCGTGCCTCCTTCTCCAGTCACCACGAACGCCTCCATAAGCATTGAAGGAGTGACTCCCTCCGATTCAGGAGCTTACTTCTGCGACATTCACAACTTACCGGACGTCCAGGGCACCACGCAGGGCACCATTAATCTCAATGTTTTAG TAAAACCATCCAAGCCGTTCTGCGGCCTCCACGGCACTGTGGAGTCGGGCCACTTGGTCACCCTCACCTGCCACTCAGAGCACGGGAGCCCGGCCCCGACCTACAACTGGACTAAGCTGGAACAGGGGCACGGTGTCAGCACCCGCGCCGTGACGA ATCTCCAGACAGGAGTTCTTCAGTTTGGGAACCTTTCGCAGTTTGAATTCGGACAGTATCAGTGCAACGCGTCCAACAGCGTTGGCTTTGCCATCTGCGCTATTACTTTAGACGAAG AGCGTAGTGATGGGACTATTGCCGGAGCAGTGGTTGGGTCCGTGCTTGTGGCCTGCCTCATCGTCTTCATCGTCTGGTGTGTCATACATTCACTGAGGAAGAAGAAGCACAAAGCCAGCATTGAGATGGA GTCTAAAGCTCAGAATGCCAGCCCAGCCAATTGTTATACCGCTGTGCCGTCCGCGGAGAACAACAGTCAGGCTTCCACAAAGGAGATTTCCAGCCAGATGCAGGAGGAGGAACCCGTGGCTTAG
- the gpr34l gene encoding G protein-coupled receptor 34 like: MAPGTTLPVDIPTNHTCDIDDRFLYLVVPVGYSVIFILGLLSNLVALCIFFLKSSTLSITVYMKNLVIADLLLVLCLPIRIYYHNKEGPFFLCRMVGISFYVSMYASIVFLSLISLDRYLKIIKPVQVFRIHRAEWSRKTACIVWAVFACSTFLLLLCEKGTEPCDKICFHFHRKRPAGGAINLVVVALFFILFLVFVCFYGTIGAKLSTMTLGGSDLQARSRKKKIVVRTYVVPAIFTLCFFPYHVVRVPYILSQMDVIMDVSIQQQLHMANELMLILSAVNSCLDPVIYFFLCSAFRKTVRCAVQGRCKLSMNERAVSFNRSANEF, translated from the coding sequence ATGGCGCCGGGGACAACGCTCCCAGTGGACATCCCCACAAATCACACATGTGATATCGATGACCGCTTCCTGTACCTGGTTGTGCCTGTGGGGTACTCTGTCATCTTTATCCTGGGATTGTTGAGCAATTTGGTGGCCCTGTGCATATTCTTCCTGAAAAGCTCGACCTTGTCCATCACGGTGTACATGAAGAATCTGGTCATAGCCGACCTACTGCTGGTCCTGTGCTTGCCTATTCGAATCTACTACCACAACAAGGAGGGGCCCTTCTTCCTCTGCAGGATGGTGGGAATCTCTTTCTACGTCTCCATGTATGCCAGCATCGTCTTCCTAAGCCTCATTAGCCTGGACCGCTACCTGAAGATCATAAAGCCTGTGCAGGTCTTCAGAATCCATCGAGCAGAGTGGAGCCGCAAGACTGCCTGCATCGTCTGGGCCGTCTTTGCTTGCAGCACCTTCCTCCTCCTGCTGTGCGAGAAAGGGACCGAGCCttgcgacaaaatatgcttccaCTTCCATAGGAAgcggccagcaggtggcgccatCAACCTGGTGGTGGTGGCGCTGTTTTTTATTCTGTTCCTGGTCTTCGTGTGCTTCTATGGGACAATCGGTGCGAAGCTGAGCACCATGACCCTTGGGGGCAGCGATCTGCAGGCCAGGAGCCGGAAGAAGAAGATAGTAGTGAGGACCTATGTGGTGCCGGCCATCTTCACGCTCTGCTTCTTCCCGTACCACGTGGTCCGGGTTCCCTACATCCTCTCCCAGATGGATGTCATCATGGATGTCAGTATCCAGCAGCAGCTGCATATGGCCAACGAGCTGATGCTCATTCTTTCCGCCGTGAATAGCTGCCTGGACCCAGTCATCTACTTTTTCCTGTGCAGCGCCTTCCGGAAAACGGTCCGCTGTGCCGTCCAGGGGAGGTGCAAGCTTTCCATGAATGAGAGAGCGGTCAGTTTTAACCGGTCAGCCAACGAGTTTTAA